One Rhododendron vialii isolate Sample 1 chromosome 2a, ASM3025357v1 genomic region harbors:
- the LOC131318180 gene encoding protein ANTI-SILENCING 1 isoform X3, with protein MRQNSIRLAGMSHSGEAGQNENLDFKWGQKRTVGGKKGEVQFYGTFTYDGVDYSLYDCVYMHNEEETEPYIGKLIKIWETADKRKKVKIHWFFHSSEIINWLGDEEVHANEIFLASGEGSGVTNICDLEAIAGKCNVVCISKDSRNPQPSEQELQMADYVFSRTFDVRHCTISDQMDDKVAGLAVKVLFVKKEEPLEFKTERTEGNLNGLVPRGSEDVKDSLVGRKSLPDVKPACGAALATASGRQVSLAGDKATMYGTESDKNEMKRSKLPADHVEAEDKGKSSQDSGALENKASKSSTADGSVKFSESRNIDRKVTVNGNDAKALVTSTTSTKKKPKTVPGKDFLGSDKGVKSAKDTGALDDRPSKKARVDCSVKLSENNNDIGGQKLSLNSDRNKGKELAAPLTSGGALKAGVSSHWLDKDPKQKTDEKTSKLSNGKLLKVSARNCQGENRIPEGDASEVTPKPADVRGNWFRQLPWEQRMITAQEQGTLVQLSNLDPACTSKQVEDIIWHAFKENCTAKMVQHTAISSPHSVLLLEAFHLLVLFKRSQHLLAICPSI; from the exons ATGCGTCAAAACTCAATAAG ACTTGCTGGTATGTCCCATTCAGGTGAAGCTGGCCAAAATGAGAACCTTGACTTTAAGTGGGGACAGAAGAGAACTGTGGGTGGGAAGAAAGGCGAGGTCCAGTTTTACGGAACTTTTACTTATGATGGTGTTGACTACAGCCTATATGACTGCGTATACATGCACAATGAAGAGGAAACCGAGCCTTATATCGGTAAGCTGATAAAGATATGGGAGACTGCGGATAAAAGGAAGAAAGTAAAAATTCACTGGTTCTTCCACTCTTCAGAGATTATTAATTGGCTTGGAGATGAAGAGGTGCAtgcaaatgaaatttttttggcatcAGGTGAAGGTTCTGGTGTGACGAATATTTGTGATCTG GAAGCAATTGCTGGCAAATGCAATGTTGTCTGCATCTCAAAGGACAGCCGAAACCCACAACCTTCAGAGCAAGAACTTCAGATGGCTGACTATGTTTTTTCCCGTACTTTTGATGTTCGACATTGCACAATATCGGATCAGATGGATGATAAAGTTGCTGGGCTTGCAG TCAAGGTTCTATTTGTCAAGAAAGAGGAGCCTCTAGAGTTCAAAACTGAAAGGACTGAGGGAAATCTAAATGGTTTGGTGCCAAGAGGAAGTGAAGATGTTAAAGATTCGCTGGTTGGAAGGAAATCTTTACCTGACGTTAAACCTGCATGTGGTGCTGCCTTGGCTACAGCCAGTGGTCGACAGGTATCTCTTGCAGGAGACAAAGCCACGATGTATGGGACGGAGTCTGATAAGAATGAGATGAAAAGAAGTAAGCTTCCTGCTGATCACGTTGAAGCTGAAGATAAAGGAAAATCTTCTCAAGATTCTGGTGCTTTGGAGAACAAGGCATCCAAGAGCTCAACAGCTGATGGTTCGGTTAAATTTTCCGAAAGCAGGAATATCGATAGGAAGGTAACAGTCAACGGGAATGATGCCAAGGCCTTGGTTACAAGTACTACTTCCAccaaaaagaaaccaaaaactGTACCCGGAAAGGATTTTTTGGGATCAGACAAGGGTGTAAAATCTGCTAAAGATACTGGTGCCTTGGATGATAGGCCTTCTAAAAAAGCAAGAGTTGATTGTTCTGTTAAACTATCCGAGAACAATAATGACATTGGTGGTCAGAAATTGAGCCTCAATTCAGATAGGAATAAGGGAAAGGAGTTAGCAGCACCTCTTACTTCTGGAGGGGCATTGAAAGCTGGAGTTTCTTCTCATTGGCTTGACAAGGACCCTAAGCAAAAGACTGATGAGAAGACGTCAAAGCTTTCCAATGGGAAGCTGCTTAAGGTATCAGCCAGGAATTGTCAAGGCGAGAACAGAATACCTGAAGGCGACGCATCTGAAGTAACCCCCAAACCAGCCGAT GTGAGAGGAAATTGGTTTAGGCAACTT CCTTGGGAGCAAAGAATGATAACTGCACAGGAGCAAGGAACACTTGTCCAGCTCTCAAATTTGGATCCAGCATGTACTTCAAAACAAGTGGAG GATATCATTTGGCATGCTTTTAAGGAAAATTGCACGgcgaaaatggtacaacacaCTGCAATTTCTAGTCCACACTCTG
- the LOC131318180 gene encoding protein ANTI-SILENCING 1 isoform X5: MRQNSIRLAGMSHSGEAGQNENLDFKWGQKRTVGGKKGEVQFYGTFTYDGVDYSLYDCVYMHNEEETEPYIGKLIKIWETADKRKKVKIHWFFHSSEIINWLGDEEVHANEIFLASGEGSGVTNICDLEAIAGKCNVVCISKDSRNPQPSEQELQMADYVFSRTFDVRHCTISDQMDDKVAGLAVKVLFVKKEEPLEFKTERTEGNLNGLVPRGSEDVKDSLVGRKSLPDVKPACGAALATASGRQVSLAGDKATMYGTESDKNEMKRSKLPADHVEAEDKGKSSQDSGALENKASKSSTADGSVKFSESRNIDRKVTVNGNDAKALVTSTTSTKKKPKTVPGKDFLGSDKGVKSAKDTGALDDRPSKKARVDCSVKLSENNNDIGGQKLSLNSDRNKGKELAAPLTSGGALKAGVSSHWLDKDPKQKTDEKTSKLSNGKLLKVSARNCQGENRIPEGDASEVTPKPADVRGNWFRQLPWEQRMITAQEQGTLVQLSNLDPACTSKQVESSCWKRSTSSFCSKEVSICWPSVHRYN, translated from the exons ATGCGTCAAAACTCAATAAG ACTTGCTGGTATGTCCCATTCAGGTGAAGCTGGCCAAAATGAGAACCTTGACTTTAAGTGGGGACAGAAGAGAACTGTGGGTGGGAAGAAAGGCGAGGTCCAGTTTTACGGAACTTTTACTTATGATGGTGTTGACTACAGCCTATATGACTGCGTATACATGCACAATGAAGAGGAAACCGAGCCTTATATCGGTAAGCTGATAAAGATATGGGAGACTGCGGATAAAAGGAAGAAAGTAAAAATTCACTGGTTCTTCCACTCTTCAGAGATTATTAATTGGCTTGGAGATGAAGAGGTGCAtgcaaatgaaatttttttggcatcAGGTGAAGGTTCTGGTGTGACGAATATTTGTGATCTG GAAGCAATTGCTGGCAAATGCAATGTTGTCTGCATCTCAAAGGACAGCCGAAACCCACAACCTTCAGAGCAAGAACTTCAGATGGCTGACTATGTTTTTTCCCGTACTTTTGATGTTCGACATTGCACAATATCGGATCAGATGGATGATAAAGTTGCTGGGCTTGCAG TCAAGGTTCTATTTGTCAAGAAAGAGGAGCCTCTAGAGTTCAAAACTGAAAGGACTGAGGGAAATCTAAATGGTTTGGTGCCAAGAGGAAGTGAAGATGTTAAAGATTCGCTGGTTGGAAGGAAATCTTTACCTGACGTTAAACCTGCATGTGGTGCTGCCTTGGCTACAGCCAGTGGTCGACAGGTATCTCTTGCAGGAGACAAAGCCACGATGTATGGGACGGAGTCTGATAAGAATGAGATGAAAAGAAGTAAGCTTCCTGCTGATCACGTTGAAGCTGAAGATAAAGGAAAATCTTCTCAAGATTCTGGTGCTTTGGAGAACAAGGCATCCAAGAGCTCAACAGCTGATGGTTCGGTTAAATTTTCCGAAAGCAGGAATATCGATAGGAAGGTAACAGTCAACGGGAATGATGCCAAGGCCTTGGTTACAAGTACTACTTCCAccaaaaagaaaccaaaaactGTACCCGGAAAGGATTTTTTGGGATCAGACAAGGGTGTAAAATCTGCTAAAGATACTGGTGCCTTGGATGATAGGCCTTCTAAAAAAGCAAGAGTTGATTGTTCTGTTAAACTATCCGAGAACAATAATGACATTGGTGGTCAGAAATTGAGCCTCAATTCAGATAGGAATAAGGGAAAGGAGTTAGCAGCACCTCTTACTTCTGGAGGGGCATTGAAAGCTGGAGTTTCTTCTCATTGGCTTGACAAGGACCCTAAGCAAAAGACTGATGAGAAGACGTCAAAGCTTTCCAATGGGAAGCTGCTTAAGGTATCAGCCAGGAATTGTCAAGGCGAGAACAGAATACCTGAAGGCGACGCATCTGAAGTAACCCCCAAACCAGCCGAT GTGAGAGGAAATTGGTTTAGGCAACTT CCTTGGGAGCAAAGAATGATAACTGCACAGGAGCAAGGAACACTTGTCCAGCTCTCAAATTTGGATCCAGCATGTACTTCAAAACAAGTGGAG
- the LOC131318180 gene encoding protein ANTI-SILENCING 1 isoform X2, protein MRQNSIRLAGMSHSGEAGQNENLDFKWGQKRTVGGKKGEVQFYGTFTYDGVDYSLYDCVYMHNEEETEPYIGKLIKIWETADKRKKVKIHWFFHSSEIINWLGDEEVHANEIFLASGEGSGVTNICDLEAIAGKCNVVCISKDSRNPQPSEQELQMADYVFSRTFDVRHCTISDQMDDKVAGLAVKVLFVKKEEPLEFKTERTEGNLNGLVPRGSEDVKDSLVGRKSLPDVKPACGAALATASGRQVSLAGDKATMYGTESDKNEMKRSKLPADHVEAEDKGKSSQDSGALENKASKSSTADGSVKFSESRNIDRKVTVNGNDAKALVTSTTSTKKKPKTVPGKDFLGSDKGVKSAKDTGALDDRPSKKARVDCSVKLSENNNDIGGQKLSLNSDRNKGKELAAPLTSGGALKAGVSSHWLDKDPKQKTDEKTSKLSNGKLLKVSARNCQGENRIPEGDASEVTPKPADVRGNWFRQLPWEQRMITAQEQGTLVQLSNLDPACTSKQVEKEALSTSHYSQPNNMEYEMAMEWCLLQSRSKLWWNKFYKIQGEELRKLKANLKMK, encoded by the exons ATGCGTCAAAACTCAATAAG ACTTGCTGGTATGTCCCATTCAGGTGAAGCTGGCCAAAATGAGAACCTTGACTTTAAGTGGGGACAGAAGAGAACTGTGGGTGGGAAGAAAGGCGAGGTCCAGTTTTACGGAACTTTTACTTATGATGGTGTTGACTACAGCCTATATGACTGCGTATACATGCACAATGAAGAGGAAACCGAGCCTTATATCGGTAAGCTGATAAAGATATGGGAGACTGCGGATAAAAGGAAGAAAGTAAAAATTCACTGGTTCTTCCACTCTTCAGAGATTATTAATTGGCTTGGAGATGAAGAGGTGCAtgcaaatgaaatttttttggcatcAGGTGAAGGTTCTGGTGTGACGAATATTTGTGATCTG GAAGCAATTGCTGGCAAATGCAATGTTGTCTGCATCTCAAAGGACAGCCGAAACCCACAACCTTCAGAGCAAGAACTTCAGATGGCTGACTATGTTTTTTCCCGTACTTTTGATGTTCGACATTGCACAATATCGGATCAGATGGATGATAAAGTTGCTGGGCTTGCAG TCAAGGTTCTATTTGTCAAGAAAGAGGAGCCTCTAGAGTTCAAAACTGAAAGGACTGAGGGAAATCTAAATGGTTTGGTGCCAAGAGGAAGTGAAGATGTTAAAGATTCGCTGGTTGGAAGGAAATCTTTACCTGACGTTAAACCTGCATGTGGTGCTGCCTTGGCTACAGCCAGTGGTCGACAGGTATCTCTTGCAGGAGACAAAGCCACGATGTATGGGACGGAGTCTGATAAGAATGAGATGAAAAGAAGTAAGCTTCCTGCTGATCACGTTGAAGCTGAAGATAAAGGAAAATCTTCTCAAGATTCTGGTGCTTTGGAGAACAAGGCATCCAAGAGCTCAACAGCTGATGGTTCGGTTAAATTTTCCGAAAGCAGGAATATCGATAGGAAGGTAACAGTCAACGGGAATGATGCCAAGGCCTTGGTTACAAGTACTACTTCCAccaaaaagaaaccaaaaactGTACCCGGAAAGGATTTTTTGGGATCAGACAAGGGTGTAAAATCTGCTAAAGATACTGGTGCCTTGGATGATAGGCCTTCTAAAAAAGCAAGAGTTGATTGTTCTGTTAAACTATCCGAGAACAATAATGACATTGGTGGTCAGAAATTGAGCCTCAATTCAGATAGGAATAAGGGAAAGGAGTTAGCAGCACCTCTTACTTCTGGAGGGGCATTGAAAGCTGGAGTTTCTTCTCATTGGCTTGACAAGGACCCTAAGCAAAAGACTGATGAGAAGACGTCAAAGCTTTCCAATGGGAAGCTGCTTAAGGTATCAGCCAGGAATTGTCAAGGCGAGAACAGAATACCTGAAGGCGACGCATCTGAAGTAACCCCCAAACCAGCCGAT GTGAGAGGAAATTGGTTTAGGCAACTT CCTTGGGAGCAAAGAATGATAACTGCACAGGAGCAAGGAACACTTGTCCAGCTCTCAAATTTGGATCCAGCATGTACTTCAAAACAAGTGGAG